The following coding sequences lie in one Sorex araneus isolate mSorAra2 chromosome 4, mSorAra2.pri, whole genome shotgun sequence genomic window:
- the VGLL2 gene encoding transcription cofactor vestigial-like protein 2 isoform X2 has product MSCLDVMYQVYGPPQPYFAAAYTPYHQKLAYYSKMQEAQECNASPSNSSGSGSSFSSQTPASIKEEEGSPEKERPPEAEYINSRCVLFTYFQGDISSVVDEHFSRALSQPSSYSPSCTSKVPRSSGPWRARRYSLCGASLLS; this is encoded by the exons ATGAGCTGTTTGGATGTTATGTACCAAGTCTATGGTCCTCCGCAGCCTTACTTCGCAGCCGCCTACACCCCTTACCACCAG AAACTAGCCTATTACTCCAAAATGCAGGAAGCGCAGGAGTGCAACGCCAGCCCCAGCAACAGCAGTGGCAGCGGCAGCTCCTTTTCCAGTCAAACTCCAGCCAGTATCAAAGAGGAAGAAGGCAGCCCAGAGAAAGAGCGGCCACCTGAGGCAGAATACATTAACTCTCGCTGCGTCCTCTTCACCTATTTCCAAGGGGACATCAGCTCCGTGGTGGATGAGCACTTCAGCAGAGCCCTAAGCCAACCTAGTAGCTATTCCCCCAGCTGTACGAGCAAAGTTCCCAGAAGTTCTGGTCCCTGGAGGG CTCGTCGTTATTCCCTCTGTGGTGCGTCCCTCCTGAGCTGA
- the VGLL2 gene encoding transcription cofactor vestigial-like protein 2 isoform X1 codes for MSCLDVMYQVYGPPQPYFAAAYTPYHQKLAYYSKMQEAQECNASPSNSSGSGSSFSSQTPASIKEEEGSPEKERPPEAEYINSRCVLFTYFQGDISSVVDEHFSRALSQPSSYSPSCTSKVPRSSGPWRDGSFPMSQRSFPASFWNSAYQAPVPAPLGSPLAAAHSELPFAAADPYSPAALHSHLHQGAAEPWHHAHPHHAHPHHPYALGGALGAQAAAYPRPSAVHEVYAPHFDPRYGPLLMPAPSGRPARLAPASAPAPGSPPCELSAKGEPTGTAWAPPGGPFANPAGDMAQGLGLTVDSARRYSLCGASLLS; via the exons ATGAGCTGTTTGGATGTTATGTACCAAGTCTATGGTCCTCCGCAGCCTTACTTCGCAGCCGCCTACACCCCTTACCACCAG AAACTAGCCTATTACTCCAAAATGCAGGAAGCGCAGGAGTGCAACGCCAGCCCCAGCAACAGCAGTGGCAGCGGCAGCTCCTTTTCCAGTCAAACTCCAGCCAGTATCAAAGAGGAAGAAGGCAGCCCAGAGAAAGAGCGGCCACCTGAGGCAGAATACATTAACTCTCGCTGCGTCCTCTTCACCTATTTCCAAGGGGACATCAGCTCCGTGGTGGATGAGCACTTCAGCAGAGCCCTAAGCCAACCTAGTAGCTATTCCCCCAGCTGTACGAGCAAAGTTCCCAGAAGTTCTGGTCCCTGGAGGG ACGGCTCCTTCCCGATGAGCCAGCGCAGTTTCCCCGCCTCCTTCTGGAACAGCGCGTACCAGGCGCCGGTGCCCGCGCCGCTGGGCAGCCCCCTGGCCGCCGCGCACTCCGAGCTGCCCTTCGCCGCCGCCGACCCCTACTCTCCCGCCGCGCTGCACAGCCACCTGCACCAGGGCGCCGCCGAGCCCTGGCACCACGCTCACCCGCACCACGCTCACCCGCACCACCCCTACGCGCTGGGCGGTGCCCTGGGCGCCCAAGCCGCCGCCTACCCGCGGCCCTCCGCGGTGCACGAGGTCTACGCGCCGCACTTCGACCCGCGCTACGGGCCGCTGCTGATGCCCGCACCCTCGGGGCGCCCGGCCCGCCTAGCGCCCGCCTCGGCGCCCGCGCCCGGCAGCCCGCCCTGCGAGCTCTCAGCCAAGGGCGAGCCGACTGGCACCGCTTGGGCCCCGCCCGGGGGGCCCTTCGCGAACCCCGCGGGGGACATGGCCCAGGGCTTGGGCCTCACCGTGGACTCAG CTCGTCGTTATTCCCTCTGTGGTGCGTCCCTCCTGAGCTGA